In the Wyeomyia smithii strain HCP4-BCI-WySm-NY-G18 chromosome 2, ASM2978416v1, whole genome shotgun sequence genome, one interval contains:
- the LOC129720476 gene encoding defensin-C-like, with product LVVLIHLTKQKKNENRIRSICAIPLAVLCLIAAAKVCNGFPQELADEIHSYANSLFDELPEESYKAAEENYRLKRATCDLLSGFGVGDSACAAHCIARGNRGGYCNSKKVCVCRN from the exons CTTGTGGTTCTCATCCACCtcactaaacaaaaaaaaaacgaaaatagaaTACGTTCCATTTGCGCTATTCCACTGGCCGTTTTATGCCTGATTGCTGCCGCTAAGGTATGCAACGGATTCCCACAGGAGCTGGCGGATGAAATCCACTCGTACGCTAATAGTCTGT TCGACGAGCTACCGGAGGAATCATACAAGGCTGCTGAGGAAAACTACCGTCTAAAGCGAGCAACCTGCGACCTGTTGAGTGGATTTGGTGTTGGTGATAGTGCCTGTGCCGCTCATTGCATTGCTCGCGGAAATCGTGGTGGCTACTGCAACTCGAAGAAGGTTTGCGTTTGCAGAAACTGA
- the LOC129724120 gene encoding defensin-C-like: MRSICAVSLAVLCLIAAAAVCNGFPQELADEVQSYANSLFDELPEESYKAAEENYRLKRATCDLLSGFGVNDSACAAHCIARGNRGGYCNSKKVCVCRN; this comes from the exons atgcgtTCCATTTGTGCTGTTTCACTGGCCGTTTTGTGCCTGATTGCTGCCGCTGCGGTTTGCAACGGTTTCCCACAGGAGCTGGCGGATGAAGTCCAGTCGTACGCTAATAGTCTGT TCGACGAGCTGCCGGAAGAATCATACAAGGCTGCTGAGGAAAACTACCGTCTGAAGCGAGCAACCTGTGACCTGTTGAGTGGATTCGGTGTCAATGACAGTGCCTGTGCCGCACATTGCATTGCTCGCGGTAATCGCGGTGGCTACTGCAACTCGAAGAAGGTTTGCGTCTGCAGAAACTGA